A genomic segment from Piliocolobus tephrosceles isolate RC106 chromosome X, ASM277652v3, whole genome shotgun sequence encodes:
- the MLNR gene encoding motilin receptor, with protein MGSRWNSSDGPEGAWEPPWAALPPCDERRCSPFPLGALVPVTAVCLGLFAVGVSGNVVTVLLIGLYRDMRTTTNLYLGSMAVSDLLILLGLPFDLYRLWRSRPWVFGSLLCRLSLYVGEGCTYATLLHMTALSVERYLAICRPLRARVLVTRRRVRALIAVLWAVALLSAGPFLFLVGVEQDPGISVIPGLNGTAQLAPSPPASSPPLWHSWAPPPSPPSGPETAEAAALFSRECRPSPAQLGALRVMLWVTTAYFFLPFLCLSILYGLIGRELWSSRRPLRGQAASGRERGHRQTVRILLVVVLAFIVCWLPFHVGRIIYINTEDLRMMYFSQYFNVVALQLFYLSVSINPILYNLISKKYRAAACKLLLTRKSRPTGLHRSRDTAGEVAGDTGGDTAGYTETSANMKTTG; from the exons ATGGGCAGCCGCTGGAACAGCAGCGACGGCCCCGAGGGCGCGTGGGAGCCGCCATGGGCCGCGCTGCCGCCTTGCGACGAGCGCCGCTGCTCGCCCTTTCCCCTGGGGGCGCTGGTGCCGGTGACCGCCGTGTGCCTGGGCCTGTTTGCCGTCGGGGTGAGCGGCAACGTGGTGACCGTGCTGCTCATCGGGCTCTACCGGGACATGCGAACCACCACCAACTTGTACCTGGGCAGCATGGCAGTGTCCGACCTACTCATCCTGCTCGGGCTGCCCTTCGACCTGTACCGCCTCTGGCGCTCGCGGCCCTGGGTGTTCGGGTCGCTGCTCTGCCGCCTGTCGCTCTACGTGGGCGAGGGCTGCACCTACGCCACGCTGCTGCACATGACAGCGCTCAGCGTCGAGCGCTACCTGGCCATCTGTCGCCCGCTCCGCGCCCGCGTCCTGGTCACCCGGCGCCGCGTCCGCGCGCTCATCGCTGTGCTCTGGGCGGTGGCACTGCTCTCTGCCGGGCCCTTCTTGTTCCTGGTGGGTGTCGAGCAGGACCCCGGCATCTCCGTGATCCCGGGCCTCAATGGCACCGCGCAGCTCGCTCCCTCGCCTCCCGCCTCGTCGCCGCCCCTCTGGCACTCGTGGGCGCCACCGCCGTCCCCGCCGTCGGGGCCCGAGACCGCGGAGGCCGCGGCGCTGTTCAGCCGCGAATGCCGGCCGAGCCCCGCGCAGCTGGGTGCGCTGCGTGTCATGCTGTGGGTCACCACCGCCTACTTCTTCCTgccctttctgtgcctcagcatCCTCTACGGGCTCATCGGGCGCGAGCTGTGGAGCAGCCGGCGGCCGCTGCGAGGCCAGGCCGCCTCGGGGCGGGAGAGAGGCCACCGGCAGACCGTCCGCATCCTGC TGGTGGTGGTTCTGGCTTTCATAGTTTGCTGGTTGCCATTTCACGTTGGCAGAATCATTTACATAAACACGGAAGATTTGCGGATGATGTACTTCTCTCAGTACTTTAACGTCGTCGCTCTGCAACTTTTCTATCTGAGCGTATCTATCAACCCAATCCTCTACAACCTCATTTCAAAGAAGTACAGAGCGGCGGCCTGTAAACTGCTGCTCACAAGGAAATCCAGGCCGACAGGCTTACACAGAAGCAGGGACACTGCAGGGGAAGTTGCAGGGGACACTGGAGGAGACACAGCAGGCTACACCGAGACAAGCGCTAACATGAAGACGACGGGGTAA